In Zalophus californianus isolate mZalCal1 chromosome 17, mZalCal1.pri.v2, whole genome shotgun sequence, one DNA window encodes the following:
- the KPTN gene encoding KICSTOR complex protein kaptin isoform X1, with translation MGEAAVAAGPCPLREDSFTRFSSQSNVYGLAGGAGGRGELLAATLKGKVLGFRYQDLRQKIRPVAKELQFNYIPVDAEIVSIDTFNKSPPKRGLVVGITFIKDSGDKGSPFLNIYCDYEPGSEYNLDSIAQSCLNLELQFTPFQLCHAEVQVGNQLETVFLLSGNDPAIHLYKENEGLHQFEEQPVENLFPELTNLTSSVLWLDVHNLPGTSRRLSALGCQSGYVRVAHVDQRSQEVLQTWTILQDGPISRVIVFSLSAPEETGDRPQREEYGVLVASMLEPAVVYRDLLSRGLEDQLLLPGSDQFDSVLCGLVTDVDLDGRPEVLVATYGQELLCYKYFGPESGLPEAERGFRLLWQRGFSSPLLAMAHVDLTGDGLQELAVVSLKGVHILQHSLVQASELVLTRLRHQVQQRRHQSQRLGDRAGLGPAETSAS, from the exons ATGGGCGAGGCGGCCGTGGCCGCAGGGCCTTGCCCGCTGCGCGAGGATAGCTTCACGCGCTTCTCGTCGCAGAGCAATGTGTACGGGCTggcgggcggcgcgggcgggCGCGGGGAGCTGCTGGCCGCCACCCTTAAAGGCAAGGTGCTGGGCTTCCGCTACCAAGACCTCCGACAGAAAATCCGGCCCGTGGCCAAGGAACTGCAGTTCAACTACATTCCCG TGGACGCAGAGATTGTCTCCATCGACACCTTCAACAAGTCACCCCCAAAGCGGGGCCTGGTGGTGGGGATCACGTTCATCAAG GATTCAGGGGACAAGGGCAGCCCCTTCCTGAACATTTACTGCGACTATGAGCCTGGCTCTGAGTACAACCTTGACTCCATAGCCC AGAGCTGCCTGAACCTGGAGCTTCAGTTCACACCTTTCCAGCTGTGCCATGCAGA GGTCCAGGTCGGGAATCAACTGGAGACAGTGTTTCTCCTGAGTGGGAATGACCCGGCCATTCACCTGTACAAGGAG AACGAGGGGCTGCATCAGTTTGAAGAACAGCCCGTGGAAAACCTCTTCCCAGAGCTCACGAACCTGACCAGTAG CGTCCTCTGGCTTGACGTCCACAACCTCCCCGGCACGTCCCGGCGACTCTCCGCCCTCGGCTGTCAGAGTGGTTATGTCCGAGTTGCCCACGTGGACCAGCGAAGCCAAG agGTCCTGCAGACATGGACGATCCTGCAGGATGGCCCCATCTCCCGAGTGATCGTGTTCAGCCTCTCGGCCCCCGAGG AGACCGGGGACCGGCCACAGCGGGAAGAGTATGGTGTGCTTGTAGCCAGCATGTTGGAACCTGCAGTGGTGTATCG GGACCTGCTGAGCCGGGGCCTCGAGGACCAGCTTCTCCTGCCTGGCAGTGACCAGTTTGACAGCGTCCTCTGTGGCCTGGTCACCGATGTGGACCTGGATGGGCGGCCCGAAGTCCTGGTGGCCACCTACGGGCAG gAGCTGCTCTGTTACAAGTACTTCGGTCCAGAGTCCGGGCTCCCCGAGGCCGAGCGCGGATTCCGCCTGCTGTGGCAGCGAGGCTTCTCCAGCCCGCTGCTAGCCATGGCGCACGTGGACCTGACCGGGGACGGGCTGCAGGAGCTCGCCGTGGTCTCCCTGAAGGGCGTGCACATCCTGCAG CACAGCCTGGTCCAGGCATCGGAGCTGGTCCTGACCCGGCTTCGGCATCAAGTACAGCAGAGGAGACATCAGTCGCAGAGGCTTGGGGACAGGGCTGGTCTGGGGCCCGCTGAGACCTCGGCCTCCTGA
- the KPTN gene encoding KICSTOR complex protein kaptin isoform X2 gives MCTGWRAARAGAGSCWPPPLKARCWASATKTSDRKSGPWPRNCSSTTFPWTQRLSPSTPSTSHPQSGAWWWGSRSSSFLPQDSGDKGSPFLNIYCDYEPGSEYNLDSIAQSCLNLELQFTPFQLCHAEVQVGNQLETVFLLSGNDPAIHLYKENEGLHQFEEQPVENLFPELTNLTSSVLWLDVHNLPGTSRRLSALGCQSGYVRVAHVDQRSQEVLQTWTILQDGPISRVIVFSLSAPEETGDRPQREEYGVLVASMLEPAVVYRDLLSRGLEDQLLLPGSDQFDSVLCGLVTDVDLDGRPEVLVATYGQELLCYKYFGPESGLPEAERGFRLLWQRGFSSPLLAMAHVDLTGDGLQELAVVSLKGVHILQHSLVQASELVLTRLRHQVQQRRHQSQRLGDRAGLGPAETSAS, from the exons ATGTGTACGGGCTggcgggcggcgcgggcgggCGCGGGGAGCTGCTGGCCGCCACCCTTAAAGGCAAGGTGCTGGGCTTCCGCTACCAAGACCTCCGACAGAAAATCCGGCCCGTGGCCAAGGAACTGCAGTTCAACTACATTCCCG TGGACGCAGAGATTGTCTCCATCGACACCTTCAACAAGTCACCCCCAAAGCGGGGCCTGGTGGTGGGGATCACGTTCATCAAG TTTCCTACCCCAGGATTCAGGGGACAAGGGCAGCCCCTTCCTGAACATTTACTGCGACTATGAGCCTGGCTCTGAGTACAACCTTGACTCCATAGCCC AGAGCTGCCTGAACCTGGAGCTTCAGTTCACACCTTTCCAGCTGTGCCATGCAGA GGTCCAGGTCGGGAATCAACTGGAGACAGTGTTTCTCCTGAGTGGGAATGACCCGGCCATTCACCTGTACAAGGAG AACGAGGGGCTGCATCAGTTTGAAGAACAGCCCGTGGAAAACCTCTTCCCAGAGCTCACGAACCTGACCAGTAG CGTCCTCTGGCTTGACGTCCACAACCTCCCCGGCACGTCCCGGCGACTCTCCGCCCTCGGCTGTCAGAGTGGTTATGTCCGAGTTGCCCACGTGGACCAGCGAAGCCAAG agGTCCTGCAGACATGGACGATCCTGCAGGATGGCCCCATCTCCCGAGTGATCGTGTTCAGCCTCTCGGCCCCCGAGG AGACCGGGGACCGGCCACAGCGGGAAGAGTATGGTGTGCTTGTAGCCAGCATGTTGGAACCTGCAGTGGTGTATCG GGACCTGCTGAGCCGGGGCCTCGAGGACCAGCTTCTCCTGCCTGGCAGTGACCAGTTTGACAGCGTCCTCTGTGGCCTGGTCACCGATGTGGACCTGGATGGGCGGCCCGAAGTCCTGGTGGCCACCTACGGGCAG gAGCTGCTCTGTTACAAGTACTTCGGTCCAGAGTCCGGGCTCCCCGAGGCCGAGCGCGGATTCCGCCTGCTGTGGCAGCGAGGCTTCTCCAGCCCGCTGCTAGCCATGGCGCACGTGGACCTGACCGGGGACGGGCTGCAGGAGCTCGCCGTGGTCTCCCTGAAGGGCGTGCACATCCTGCAG CACAGCCTGGTCCAGGCATCGGAGCTGGTCCTGACCCGGCTTCGGCATCAAGTACAGCAGAGGAGACATCAGTCGCAGAGGCTTGGGGACAGGGCTGGTCTGGGGCCCGCTGAGACCTCGGCCTCCTGA